A genomic segment from Streptosporangium roseum DSM 43021 encodes:
- a CDS encoding SGNH/GDSL hydrolase family protein: MTYGATPQGAARTFTRYVALGDSQTEGLGDGDEIRGYRGLADRLAEHLATAVPDVHYANLSVRGRLAAQVHAEQLAPALRLRPDLATVIAGMNDLIRPSFDAAAVAASLEEMFAALTASGTHVLTVTFPDIAKIAPLARPLLPRVLALNERIREAAARHDVTVIDTFPLAFATDARMWSVDRLHASPLGHARIAAAFAHALGIPGSDDTWSAPLVPVAPRGRLRSAGTEVRWVAGFAGPWIYRRMRGRSSGDGRSAKRPDLTPVLLSLKE, translated from the coding sequence ATGACGTACGGCGCGACGCCTCAGGGGGCGGCCAGGACGTTCACCCGGTACGTCGCGCTCGGCGACAGCCAGACGGAGGGCCTCGGCGACGGCGACGAGATCCGTGGCTATCGTGGCTTGGCGGACCGGCTCGCCGAGCACCTCGCCACGGCGGTCCCGGACGTCCACTACGCCAACCTGAGCGTACGGGGACGCCTCGCCGCGCAGGTCCACGCCGAGCAGCTCGCCCCGGCACTGCGGCTCCGGCCCGACCTGGCCACGGTGATAGCCGGGATGAACGACCTGATCAGGCCCAGCTTCGACGCCGCCGCGGTCGCCGCGAGCCTGGAGGAGATGTTCGCCGCGCTCACCGCGTCGGGCACGCACGTCCTCACGGTGACCTTTCCCGACATCGCGAAGATCGCCCCCCTGGCCCGGCCGCTGCTCCCCCGCGTGCTCGCCCTGAACGAGCGGATCCGCGAGGCCGCGGCCCGCCATGACGTCACCGTGATCGACACCTTCCCGCTCGCCTTCGCCACCGACGCCAGGATGTGGAGCGTCGACCGCCTGCACGCCAGCCCTCTGGGCCATGCCCGGATAGCCGCGGCCTTCGCGCACGCCCTCGGGATCCCGGGCAGCGACGACACCTGGTCGGCCCCGCTCGTACCGGTCGCCCCGCGCGGACGCCTGCGAAGCGCGGGAACGGAGGTCCGCTGGGTCGCCGGCTTCGCCGGCCCGTGGATCTACCGCCGCATGCGGGGCAGATCCTCCGGCGACGGCCGCAGCGCCAAGCGCCCCGACCTCACGCCTGTGCTGCTCTCCCTCAAGGAGTGA
- a CDS encoding DUF5937 family protein — MTLRIDIGGLPSGRLRFAASPLAELTAMLHVLAEPGHHPQLAGWAGDVWAGLRPELAERLREAEFLWRSSRADFLVPARPRPTLAEELDDVDRIDDETYVTAALITTCGSNRVHFAAPSLLTDATARERALDLAQARGARQEAFAERLLADPAAVRARVRHTLEQCAEAFFDAAWTGVAVQLATDLRLKNDLLRRQGIGAALASVSGAVTLAPDGDCIIVDKLQDKATAAHGTGVTFIPSVFGSPHLVVVHTPGWQPVVQYPVAEPSPSEPVSLETVTLRLEALAHPIRLRLLRTLARGPHTTGELAHAWELSPPEVSRHLAVLRRAGLLTARRHGRYVHYTLNLPDLTGLGADLLAAVLR; from the coding sequence ATGACGTTGAGGATCGACATCGGCGGCCTGCCGTCCGGGCGACTGCGGTTCGCTGCCTCCCCGCTGGCCGAGCTGACCGCGATGCTGCACGTGCTGGCCGAACCCGGGCATCACCCGCAGCTCGCCGGCTGGGCCGGGGACGTCTGGGCTGGGCTGCGGCCGGAGCTGGCCGAGCGGTTGCGGGAGGCGGAGTTCCTCTGGCGTTCCTCACGAGCCGACTTTCTGGTCCCCGCTCGTCCTCGGCCGACCCTCGCCGAGGAGTTGGACGACGTGGACCGGATCGACGACGAAACCTATGTGACCGCCGCGCTCATCACCACGTGCGGCAGCAACCGGGTCCACTTCGCCGCGCCGTCGCTGCTCACCGACGCGACTGCGCGCGAGCGGGCCCTGGACCTGGCGCAGGCCCGCGGCGCGCGGCAAGAGGCCTTCGCGGAACGGCTGCTCGCGGACCCGGCCGCCGTGCGGGCGCGGGTGCGCCACACCCTCGAACAGTGCGCCGAGGCTTTCTTCGACGCCGCCTGGACGGGCGTCGCCGTACAGCTCGCCACCGACCTGCGCCTGAAGAACGACCTGCTGAGGCGCCAGGGCATCGGGGCGGCACTCGCATCGGTCTCCGGCGCAGTCACCCTGGCACCGGACGGCGACTGCATCATCGTGGACAAGCTGCAGGACAAGGCGACCGCCGCTCACGGCACCGGGGTCACCTTCATCCCCAGTGTCTTCGGCAGCCCGCACCTGGTGGTGGTCCACACGCCCGGGTGGCAGCCGGTGGTGCAGTACCCGGTGGCCGAGCCGAGTCCATCAGAGCCGGTGTCGCTGGAAACGGTCACACTACGGCTGGAGGCACTCGCACATCCGATACGGCTGCGACTGCTGCGCACCCTGGCCCGCGGCCCGCACACCACCGGTGAGCTGGCCCACGCCTGGGAACTTTCACCCCCGGAGGTTTCCCGCCACCTCGCTGTCCTGCGCCGCGCGGGCCTGCTCACGGCCCGGCGGCACGGTCGTTACGTCCATTACACCCTCAATCTGCCTGATCTGACGGGGCTGGGGGCCGACCTGCTGGCGGCCGTACTGCGCTGA
- a CDS encoding LysR family transcriptional regulator, translating into MARDLETALLRSFVTAVRAGSISRAAVALGHTQPALSQQLRKLERAVGSPLLHRAPSGVSPTRAGEELLPYAERILALSAQALAETGRALTGRCGVGLLEDLAVSRLPQALADLARLHPDATLEVLSLSNGAMREAYDTGRVQLVLDEVPDLPWPPRWTVRLPLVWAVGQGVAVDADPLPVVLFSNTCAWRTSVLETLEGAGRRWRVAFESNSLAGVLAALRAGLGVAALMPANLEPAMACHDAAALPALPDVELGLARHPGTEGDALVDAVETALRRMI; encoded by the coding sequence ATGGCACGTGATCTCGAGACTGCACTGCTGCGGTCGTTCGTCACCGCCGTGCGAGCGGGCAGCATCAGCCGTGCGGCGGTGGCACTCGGCCATACCCAGCCCGCGCTCAGCCAGCAGTTGCGCAAGCTTGAGAGGGCCGTCGGCAGTCCGCTGCTGCACCGGGCGCCGTCCGGCGTCTCGCCGACCCGGGCGGGCGAGGAGCTGCTGCCCTATGCCGAGCGCATTCTCGCGCTGTCGGCACAGGCACTCGCCGAAACGGGACGTGCGCTCACCGGGCGTTGCGGCGTGGGGCTCCTCGAAGATCTCGCTGTTTCCCGCCTTCCTCAGGCACTCGCCGACCTCGCGCGGCTGCACCCCGACGCGACGCTGGAGGTGCTCAGTCTTTCCAACGGGGCGATGCGGGAGGCCTACGACACGGGCCGTGTCCAGCTCGTGCTCGACGAGGTCCCGGATCTTCCCTGGCCGCCGCGCTGGACGGTGCGTCTGCCGCTGGTCTGGGCGGTCGGGCAGGGTGTCGCCGTCGACGCCGATCCACTGCCTGTGGTGCTGTTCTCGAACACGTGCGCCTGGCGAACGTCGGTGCTGGAAACGCTGGAAGGCGCCGGGCGCCGCTGGCGGGTGGCGTTCGAAAGCAACAGTCTCGCCGGAGTGCTCGCCGCGCTACGGGCCGGGCTCGGGGTCGCGGCGCTCATGCCCGCCAACCTCGAGCCGGCCATGGCCTGCCACGACGCGGCCGCGTTGCCTGCTCTGCCGGACGTCGAACTCGGCCTTGCCCGCCACCCCGGTACCGAAGGTGATGCGCTCGTCGACGCCGTGGAGACCGCCCTGCGGCGGATGATCTGA
- a CDS encoding MFS transporter, with protein MTRFRQVLAVPGMTPLLGISLLARAAITADVMALTMYVVLALDMSYAAAGAVAAALTAGIALGGPLLGRMIDRRGLRTVLMATVVPQIVFWLTVPVLPYVILLGASFAAGLLMVPVQAVTRQAIAAMTTAGQRRAAFTLESVAGELSYMVGPAVVILCAAKVSPGVVAWGVGAVIAVGGAGIALLNPPLRAEDEADGDAAGRPRRREWLGARMVAVLTMGFGATMLLSGVDLAIVATLQEAGQVSWAAVVVAVFGVTSVVGGLVYGALPRPMPTWLLLGLLGLVTIPAGLAHDWPWLCAAVIGAGLLTAPTLSTVSDVVSRLTPASVRGEATGLQSSALSAGFALGSPVAGAAIDASVPAGGFAAAGLAGLLAALAGYLLSRRSPAAATSPSSSSRALQPCDAVAPAP; from the coding sequence GTGACCAGATTTCGACAGGTGCTCGCGGTGCCGGGGATGACGCCCCTGCTGGGTATTTCGCTGCTCGCCCGTGCCGCGATCACGGCGGACGTGATGGCGCTGACGATGTACGTCGTGCTTGCCCTCGACATGAGCTACGCGGCGGCGGGAGCCGTGGCGGCGGCGCTCACCGCCGGTATCGCGCTGGGCGGGCCGCTGCTGGGCCGGATGATCGACCGGCGGGGCCTGCGTACCGTGCTGATGGCCACGGTCGTGCCGCAGATCGTGTTCTGGCTGACCGTGCCTGTGCTGCCGTACGTGATCTTGCTGGGTGCCTCCTTCGCCGCCGGTCTGTTGATGGTGCCGGTCCAAGCGGTCACCAGGCAGGCGATCGCCGCGATGACGACGGCAGGGCAGCGGCGGGCGGCGTTCACGCTGGAGTCGGTGGCGGGCGAGCTGTCGTACATGGTGGGCCCGGCGGTGGTGATCCTGTGCGCGGCGAAGGTGTCCCCCGGCGTGGTGGCATGGGGAGTGGGCGCCGTGATCGCCGTTGGCGGGGCCGGGATCGCCCTGCTCAACCCGCCGCTGCGGGCCGAGGACGAGGCGGACGGCGACGCGGCAGGCCGGCCCCGGCGCCGGGAGTGGCTGGGAGCGCGCATGGTCGCTGTTCTGACGATGGGGTTCGGCGCCACGATGCTGCTCAGCGGCGTCGACCTGGCCATCGTCGCCACCCTCCAAGAAGCCGGTCAGGTCTCGTGGGCGGCCGTGGTCGTCGCCGTGTTCGGGGTGACGTCCGTCGTGGGCGGCCTGGTGTACGGAGCGCTGCCCCGGCCGATGCCCACCTGGCTGCTGCTCGGCCTGCTCGGGCTGGTGACGATTCCGGCCGGACTCGCCCATGACTGGCCTTGGCTGTGTGCGGCCGTCATCGGTGCCGGGCTGCTCACCGCACCGACCCTCTCCACGGTCTCCGACGTGGTGAGCCGGCTGACGCCGGCCAGTGTGCGAGGTGAGGCGACCGGCCTGCAGTCCTCGGCGCTGAGCGCGGGGTTCGCGCTCGGCTCCCCGGTCGCGGGAGCGGCGATCGACGCGTCCGTGCCGGCGGGCGGCTTCGCGGCGGCGGGCCTGGCCGGCCTGCTCGCCGCACTGGCGGGATACCTGCTCTCGCGCCGGTCCCCCGCCGCCGCAACGTCTCCGTCGTCCTCATCGCGGGCACTCCAGCCTTGCGACGCCGTCGCGCCGGCCCCGTGA
- a CDS encoding recombinase family protein produces the protein MKRSGRGRRRFPACGSTRPSASPSASGSTPSRPPASRESSPRRSSPGLRPVLNPTRLSPALGSCAPRASRRRSSSQGGQHGHRHKRLGRGLELAALAEQLKASDVGLEFLTGELQGSHDPARGVFTVPAALSGMERAYIRDRTLEGHESARTRGKTIGGASVTDDAMLTLALHLRDQSLSLRDIAAKLVIIKGKKKSQYPSPATVASAVGSCSPRPGCPPRIRRG, from the coding sequence ATGAAACGCTCCGGTCGTGGCAGACGACGATTTCCAGCGTGTGGAAGCACACGACCGTCCGCCAGTCCCTCGGCATCCGGCTCGACTCCCTCAAGGCCGCCGGCGTCACGCGAATCTTCGCCGAGAAGATCTTCACCAGGGCTGCGACCCGTCCTGAACCCGACAAGGCTGTCGCCCGCGCTCGGGAGCTGCGCGCCTCGGGCGTCGCGACGACGCTCGTCGTCACAGGGCGGCCAGCACGGTCACCGACACAAGCGCCTGGGCCGAGGACTGGAGCTGGCCGCGCTCGCCGAACAGCTCAAGGCCAGTGATGTCGGCCTGGAGTTCCTCACCGGAGAGCTCCAGGGATCGCACGACCCGGCCCGGGGAGTCTTCACCGTGCCGGCCGCCCTGTCCGGCATGGAGCGTGCGTACATCCGCGACCGCACTCTGGAAGGCCACGAATCCGCCCGCACCCGCGGCAAGACCATCGGCGGTGCCAGCGTCACCGACGACGCCATGCTCACCCTCGCCCTCCACCTCCGTGACCAGAGCCTCAGCCTGCGCGACATCGCAGCCAAACTCGTCATCATCAAGGGCAAGAAGAAGAGCCAGTACCCGTCGCCCGCCACCGTCGCCTCAGCGGTGGGTTCCTGCTCGCCCAGGCCGGGATGTCCACCCCGGATTCGGCGCGGCTGA
- a CDS encoding DUF1707 SHOCT-like domain-containing protein: MPEDSHRSPALRASDAERDRIIELLHAAVADGRLDPVEFDERLDAALAARTIDELTPLITDLIAGALTLPLAGPPAEPAAELLTIKERHGSVRRDGRWTLPHRLALRTAWCDVMLDLTSAVRSAPELVIELRVSGGNVELVLAPGMVVNANELSVRHSSLTISRDAGDNTPETLHVRLVGRMRHGRLDARWQAPRR; the protein is encoded by the coding sequence ATGCCGGAAGATTCGCACCGCTCGCCCGCGCTGCGCGCGTCCGACGCGGAACGCGACCGGATCATCGAACTGCTGCACGCCGCCGTCGCCGACGGCCGGCTCGACCCGGTCGAGTTCGACGAGCGGCTGGACGCGGCGCTGGCCGCCCGCACCATCGACGAGCTGACCCCGCTCATCACCGACCTGATCGCGGGTGCCCTCACGCTGCCGCTCGCTGGGCCGCCGGCCGAGCCGGCCGCCGAACTGCTCACCATCAAGGAGCGGCACGGCTCGGTGCGCCGCGACGGCCGGTGGACGCTGCCGCACCGGCTCGCGCTGCGCACCGCGTGGTGCGACGTGATGCTGGACCTGACCAGCGCGGTGCGCAGCGCGCCCGAGCTGGTCATCGAGCTGCGGGTGAGCGGCGGCAACGTGGAGTTGGTCCTCGCGCCGGGCATGGTGGTGAACGCCAACGAGCTGTCGGTACGGCACAGCAGCCTGACGATCAGCAGGGACGCGGGCGACAACACGCCGGAGACGCTGCACGTCCGCCTGGTAGGCCGAATGCGGCACGGCCGGCTCGACGCCCGCTGGCAGGCGCCGCGCCGGTGA
- a CDS encoding MFS transporter produces the protein MATTTKIRPRALVRASGGPRYAVALAVDALGTGLLRPFLLLYGVMVLRLSAPATGIAMTVGAVVGLVCMPAVGRWLDRGARSTVVAASMLVRVLGVALLLATPTGNVWLFATAALFLGIGNQAWPAAHAALVATVAHGRERDAALAAGRALRNAGLGAGALLATACLAGGTTALQALAAVTGLTYLAAAVLAWSVHVHAHPAAAAAKDRDDEPAPRMRALLAANVVYVFCLNVPEIALPLVLVTQMHASPVWSAAIFVANTVLVVTLQVPITVLMSRFSRRTVLALAGVVLTASYLGFLAATSLGHGWGAPAILAVSVVCTIGEIIYAGSATALVTVLAPAHLLGRALARFQLSTGFGLAVSPVVITALAPHGPAALWGSLATATLLSASAVATEKDQGTRLGGGRLSRVLAARLPGGAVPAAVAEHAAAAAVGEGKRRDG, from the coding sequence ATGGCAACCACCACCAAGATCCGGCCGCGCGCCCTCGTCCGTGCCTCCGGAGGCCCCCGCTATGCCGTCGCCCTGGCCGTGGACGCGCTCGGCACCGGCCTGCTGCGGCCCTTTCTGCTGCTCTACGGGGTGATGGTGCTGAGGCTGTCCGCGCCGGCCACCGGCATCGCCATGACGGTCGGCGCCGTCGTGGGTCTGGTGTGCATGCCCGCGGTCGGCCGATGGCTGGACCGGGGCGCACGCAGCACGGTCGTGGCAGCGTCGATGCTGGTGCGGGTGCTGGGCGTGGCGCTGCTGCTGGCCACCCCGACGGGGAACGTCTGGCTGTTCGCGACGGCGGCACTCTTCCTCGGCATCGGCAACCAGGCATGGCCGGCCGCCCACGCCGCCCTCGTGGCCACGGTCGCCCACGGCCGCGAACGCGACGCCGCCCTCGCGGCAGGCCGCGCCCTGCGCAACGCCGGCCTGGGCGCGGGCGCCCTCCTCGCCACCGCATGCCTGGCCGGCGGCACCACCGCATTGCAGGCGCTGGCAGCCGTCACCGGGCTCACCTATCTCGCCGCGGCGGTCTTGGCGTGGTCGGTCCACGTGCACGCTCATCCGGCCGCTGCCGCGGCCAAGGACAGGGACGACGAGCCCGCACCCCGGATGCGCGCGCTGCTGGCCGCCAACGTGGTCTACGTCTTCTGTCTCAACGTCCCCGAAATCGCACTCCCCCTGGTCCTGGTGACACAGATGCACGCATCCCCGGTGTGGTCGGCAGCCATCTTCGTGGCCAACACGGTGCTGGTGGTCACCCTGCAGGTTCCGATCACGGTCCTGATGTCCCGCTTCTCCCGGCGGACCGTGCTGGCTCTCGCCGGCGTGGTCCTCACCGCGTCCTACCTCGGCTTCCTCGCGGCTACCTCACTGGGACACGGCTGGGGTGCCCCGGCCATCCTCGCGGTGTCCGTGGTCTGCACCATCGGCGAGATCATCTATGCCGGCAGCGCCACCGCGCTCGTCACCGTCCTCGCCCCGGCCCATCTCCTGGGACGCGCCCTCGCCCGCTTCCAGCTGTCCACGGGCTTCGGCCTCGCCGTCTCCCCGGTGGTCATCACCGCTCTCGCACCCCACGGCCCGGCCGCCCTCTGGGGCAGCCTCGCCACCGCGACGCTCCTGTCCGCCTCCGCCGTCGCCACCGAGAAGGATCAAGGAACGCGGCTCGGCGGCGGCCGCCTTTCTCGCGTGCTCGCGGCCCGACTTCCAGGAGGGGCAGTTCCAGCCGCTGTCGCCGAACACGCGGCGGCCGCCGCAGTGGGTGAGGGGAAGCGTCGCGACGGGTAG
- a CDS encoding serine hydrolase domain-containing protein: protein MAAHEKVQQVLDWAVAEAGIPGIVADIKDGDRTWFGTAGVADLKTGALRGPGEYLHTGSSGKAFTAAVVLSLEAEGRLSIDDPVDKWLPGVLNVNGYDGSKITIRHLLSNTSGLFVTGLAPEISHRYATRSGFAEHRFDEFSTEELLRVAVSQPPIGAPGERFGYANGGFYLAGAIIEKVTGNSYAEEVELRVAQPLGLTDTRVRPSTDTGYPDPHPRGYSNLFFKDGTDPAAVTPENWESLIEEPGLEPLDVTEFNTSLGWSAGNVVSTTGDMIRFVNALASGSLLPPAQHRQMWTTVSVEGGHWMPHARYGLGLFEFDKDAAGGRTLRGVGGSLWGSYTCVVGTPDGRHTIAVHTNTEWKTWDLMFKVIEAEFGVSIGA from the coding sequence ATGGCAGCGCACGAGAAAGTGCAGCAGGTGCTCGACTGGGCGGTGGCCGAGGCCGGCATCCCCGGCATCGTCGCCGACATCAAGGACGGGGACCGGACCTGGTTCGGCACCGCCGGCGTCGCCGACCTCAAGACCGGTGCCCTGCGCGGGCCGGGCGAATACCTGCACACCGGCAGCAGCGGCAAGGCCTTCACCGCCGCAGTGGTCCTGTCCCTGGAGGCCGAGGGCAGGCTGAGCATCGACGACCCGGTGGACAAGTGGCTGCCGGGCGTGCTGAACGTCAACGGCTACGACGGCAGCAAGATCACCATCAGGCACCTGCTCAGCAACACCAGTGGTCTGTTCGTGACCGGCCTGGCGCCGGAGATCAGCCACCGCTACGCCACCCGTTCCGGGTTCGCCGAGCATCGCTTCGACGAATTCAGCACCGAAGAGCTGTTGAGGGTGGCGGTGTCCCAGCCGCCGATCGGTGCGCCCGGCGAACGCTTCGGGTACGCCAACGGCGGCTTCTACCTCGCCGGGGCGATCATCGAGAAGGTCACCGGCAACAGCTATGCCGAGGAGGTCGAGCTCAGGGTCGCTCAACCGCTAGGCCTGACCGACACCCGCGTGCGCCCCTCCACGGACACGGGATACCCCGATCCGCACCCGCGAGGGTACTCGAACCTCTTCTTCAAGGACGGCACCGACCCGGCAGCCGTCACCCCGGAGAACTGGGAATCTCTGATCGAGGAGCCCGGACTCGAGCCCCTCGACGTCACCGAGTTCAACACCTCGCTCGGCTGGTCGGCCGGCAATGTCGTCTCCACCACCGGCGACATGATCCGGTTCGTCAACGCGCTGGCGAGCGGCAGCCTGCTGCCGCCGGCCCAGCACCGGCAGATGTGGACCACGGTCTCCGTCGAGGGTGGTCACTGGATGCCGCACGCCCGATATGGCCTCGGCCTGTTCGAGTTCGACAAGGACGCCGCGGGCGGCCGGACGCTGCGCGGTGTGGGTGGCAGCCTCTGGGGGTCCTACACCTGCGTGGTGGGTACCCCCGACGGCCGGCACACCATCGCCGTCCACACCAACACCGAATGGAAGACCTGGGACCTCATGTTCAAGGTCATCGAAGCGGAGTTCGGCGTCTCCATCGGTGCGTAA
- a CDS encoding helix-turn-helix transcriptional regulator — MPTDLSPTARALRAMEILRTRPGVTAGELAACLGVTERAARRYVGILREAGIPVESARGPYGGYRLGRGTKLPPVAFTEPEALGLVMAVLDGQPAAADVGDLVGAALGKVIRALPENVGRQAAALREHASAAPDRFAARPDPAITSALVAAIADRRRVVVSYRSESGNEWEAEVDPWAVVVRHGRWYLLCHSHRADAIRTYRVDRVRQVQRSTHAFEPPDGLDPVTALEENLGTGWEFATRVVFDAPLAEVAPWIRPPMGRLEPSGDRCVLVGSTSNPTMYAQEWLPNVPFPFRVEGGPELRAAVTALASRLAAALAGPPMDDVTPGPGSDRP, encoded by the coding sequence GTGCCGACCGATCTCAGCCCCACCGCACGGGCTCTGCGCGCCATGGAGATCCTCCGGACCCGCCCCGGCGTGACGGCCGGCGAGCTCGCCGCCTGTCTGGGCGTCACGGAGCGCGCCGCGCGCCGGTACGTCGGGATCCTCCGCGAGGCGGGCATCCCCGTCGAGTCGGCCCGCGGCCCCTACGGCGGGTACCGGCTCGGACGCGGGACGAAGCTGCCTCCGGTCGCCTTCACCGAGCCCGAGGCGCTCGGCCTGGTCATGGCGGTGCTCGACGGCCAGCCGGCGGCCGCCGACGTCGGCGACCTCGTCGGCGCCGCCCTGGGCAAGGTCATCCGGGCCCTGCCCGAGAACGTCGGACGGCAGGCGGCGGCGCTGCGCGAGCATGCGTCGGCGGCGCCGGACCGGTTCGCGGCCCGTCCGGATCCCGCCATCACCAGCGCGCTCGTGGCCGCCATCGCGGACCGGCGGCGCGTGGTGGTCTCCTACCGGAGCGAGTCCGGCAACGAGTGGGAGGCCGAGGTGGACCCCTGGGCGGTCGTCGTCCGCCACGGGCGCTGGTACCTGCTGTGCCACTCCCACCGCGCGGACGCCATCCGCACCTACCGGGTCGACCGCGTCCGCCAGGTCCAGCGGAGCACGCACGCGTTCGAGCCGCCCGACGGCCTCGACCCGGTGACGGCGCTGGAGGAGAACCTGGGCACCGGATGGGAGTTCGCCACGCGCGTCGTGTTCGACGCCCCCCTCGCCGAGGTGGCGCCCTGGATCCGGCCGCCCATGGGACGGCTCGAACCGTCGGGGGACAGGTGCGTGCTCGTCGGCAGCACGAGCAATCCGACGATGTACGCGCAGGAGTGGCTGCCGAACGTGCCGTTCCCCTTCCGCGTTGAGGGCGGGCCGGAACTGCGCGCCGCGGTCACGGCGCTCGCTTCTCGTCTCGCCGCCGCCCTGGCGGGCCCGCCCATGGACGACGTCACGCCCGGCCCGGGTTCCGACCGGCCGTGA
- a CDS encoding PadR family transcriptional regulator: MALRHAVLAALLDGEYTGYQLAKIFDVGVSNFWYASPQQLYTELAKLEKAGMISGRQIIQLDRPNKRVFTVTGAGLDELAAFAAAASKPLSIRDDLAVKVQAVDHLDPAPVLAQLGERAAEAAARLALFGQGMRRLRGDLDEEEFLRSSERVGPYLTYLAGCRLEREMRDWCLTTAALLRSRTASHPGEGR; the protein is encoded by the coding sequence ATGGCGTTACGGCATGCGGTGCTGGCGGCGTTGCTGGACGGGGAGTACACCGGCTACCAGCTCGCCAAGATCTTCGACGTGGGCGTGTCCAACTTCTGGTACGCGTCACCGCAGCAGCTCTACACCGAGCTGGCGAAACTGGAGAAGGCCGGGATGATCTCCGGGAGGCAGATCATCCAGCTCGACCGGCCGAACAAGCGGGTCTTCACGGTCACCGGGGCGGGCCTGGACGAGCTGGCGGCCTTCGCCGCGGCTGCGTCCAAACCGCTGTCCATCCGCGACGACCTGGCGGTGAAGGTCCAGGCCGTCGACCACCTCGACCCCGCCCCCGTGCTGGCCCAGCTCGGCGAGCGGGCCGCCGAGGCCGCCGCCAGGCTGGCACTGTTCGGCCAGGGCATGCGGCGGCTGCGGGGCGACCTCGACGAGGAGGAGTTCCTCCGCTCGTCCGAACGGGTCGGCCCGTACCTGACCTACCTGGCCGGATGCCGCCTGGAGCGGGAGATGCGCGACTGGTGCCTGACCACCGCCGCCCTGCTCCGCTCCCGCACGGCGAGCCACCCCGGGGAGGGCCGATGA
- a CDS encoding alpha/beta fold hydrolase, producing MDILLIAGLWLDGSAWDDVVPALEALGHRPVPITLPGQGDGSASATLDDQAAAVLAAVDSASGKPMVVGHSAACTLAWLAADARPERVAKVALIGGFPSADGQPYADFFELKDGVMPFPGWGPFEGPDSADLGEEARRDFASAAIPVPAGVTKGVVRLTDERRFDVPVLVVCPEFTPAQAQEWIAAGDVPELAKAEHLDLVDIDSGHWPMITEPAELARLLAAAAPEA from the coding sequence ATGGATATCCTGCTCATCGCCGGCCTGTGGCTCGACGGATCCGCGTGGGACGACGTCGTGCCCGCACTTGAGGCGCTCGGCCACCGCCCCGTACCGATCACCCTGCCCGGGCAGGGGGACGGATCCGCCTCGGCCACTCTCGACGACCAGGCGGCAGCCGTGCTCGCCGCCGTGGACTCGGCGTCGGGAAAGCCCATGGTGGTGGGACATTCCGCCGCCTGCACCCTGGCCTGGCTGGCCGCCGACGCGCGCCCGGAGCGGGTCGCCAAGGTCGCGCTCATCGGCGGCTTCCCGTCCGCCGACGGGCAGCCCTACGCCGACTTTTTCGAGCTGAAGGACGGCGTCATGCCCTTCCCGGGCTGGGGTCCGTTCGAGGGGCCGGACTCCGCCGACCTCGGCGAGGAGGCCAGGCGGGACTTCGCGTCCGCGGCGATCCCCGTCCCCGCGGGGGTGACGAAGGGCGTGGTGCGCCTGACGGACGAGCGACGGTTCGACGTCCCCGTCCTTGTCGTGTGCCCCGAGTTCACCCCCGCCCAGGCTCAGGAGTGGATCGCCGCCGGGGACGTGCCCGAGCTGGCCAAGGCCGAACACCTCGACCTTGTGGACATCGACTCGGGCCACTGGCCCATGATCACCGAGCCGGCCGAGCTCGCCCGGCTCCTGGCCGCGGCGGCCCCCGAGGCCTGA